The genomic window GACAATTAATGTTCCCCAAATCCAATGTTTTCTGAGTTTTGCTTTTTTGAGATTTAAGGTTACATAAACACCAGACAGAAAAATTAAACCAGAAAAAATAAAAGACGGAACACCAAATCCTTTGTTTATAAACAACTCACTTACCCAAGCACCTAATTGGCTTGCCCAGTTTTTGTATGTTTCTGAACGTTCAGGAAAATTACCCAATGCACTTTGATCTTCCTTTCCTGTAAATATGAATGACAAAAAGGAAATAAATAAAAGCACTCCCAAAATAATCAGTAAGCTCCCAAAAATGAGCTTTTGCTGATTGGATAACGTAAGCGAAGGCTTTTTAAAAGGTTTTTTAGTATTAGCCTTGGTTTTGGTTGTATTTTTCTTTTTAGTTGTCTTTTTTGCCATATTTTTTCCGAATGCGATTTCGGTAACTACCTCTATGCTTTTAAGGTGTATGTTGTTTATATTTTTTCACTTCAGTAGGAATCCCATTAACGTAATCTTCAATAATACGAAGATCTTTAGCAAGATGAGACCCTTCAAATTCAGAAATATCTTCTGTTTTTATATTAGAATTATAAAACTCTAAATATTTACTTGCCAAAGGTACAAAAGACCAATGCCATTTTTCTTCATTATATCCTGTTCTTCCATTATTTTTATTGGTGTAAACCTGATAGAATCCAAAACTATTGGCATGCGATTGTAACCACTGGTATGTTTTTAAGCCTTTTCCGGTGTTAAAATACGAATTATTTAAACTATTTAAGTCTATATCTGTTCCCCAATGATGCCTAGATGTAGATGGCATTGAACTGTACTCTAAAATTTTCTTTGCTCTATCAATTGGATTTAGGTTACTATTAAGGTTCCATTTTCGCTCCCAAATGGCTTTTTGTTCATAGAAATTTCTTGTACCAGATAAAATCTTGAAATCTATACTGTCTTTTTTTGCAGCCTCGGACATTTTTAAAAATGCAGAGTAAACAATGGTGTTTATATAAATTTCTTTTGCTGAATATTTTGAATCTACCTTTGTAAATGTTGAGTCAGATTTGTAATCGAATTTACCGAGAACAAAATCTGTAGTGATATTGAGTGTGTCTTTTAAGAGTTTACTTTTTTGTGGCTTAGTATCAATCTCAATATTAGTTTTAGTTTCAAGTACTATTGAAGTAGGCTTAGGCTTATCTTGACAATTTG from Winogradskyella sp. MH6 includes these protein-coding regions:
- a CDS encoding M15 family metallopeptidase — protein: MIENLINLRPMVYNKMKSLSVLLSLILIVTNCQDKPKPTSIVLETKTNIEIDTKPQKSKLLKDTLNITTDFVLGKFDYKSDSTFTKVDSKYSAKEIYINTIVYSAFLKMSEAAKKDSIDFKILSGTRNFYEQKAIWERKWNLNSNLNPIDRAKKILEYSSMPSTSRHHWGTDIDLNSLNNSYFNTGKGLKTYQWLQSHANSFGFYQVYTNKNNGRTGYNEEKWHWSFVPLASKYLEFYNSNIKTEDISEFEGSHLAKDLRIIEDYVNGIPTEVKKYKQHTP